Proteins found in one Neodiprion lecontei isolate iyNeoLeco1 chromosome 6, iyNeoLeco1.1, whole genome shotgun sequence genomic segment:
- the LOC124295153 gene encoding uncharacterized protein LOC124295153, whose product MSIEEHIERQNDYIWRISRAVDNLRKLGEAKITYGQVKSRLNALNSSWNKFQENHEKISEIKFAAKGDQLEAIKKLSYFAKDYYGLCEEHFLSGEGVMLDLLESLKPAPAATVQAAAAPQDAPAGGSSKRLPRIELPTFAGSYSEWKPFHDLFSSMVRENSQLSEVEKLHYLKTSVTDEPLQLIKNISLTAENFPRAWETLVSRYENKRLLTDSHLATLFAIPRVTKKSSSELKSLHSNTCEALGALELLDSPEKLGDHIIVHMTIRKLDPASLEEWEKSVSEKLEPPTFAELKAFLIGRIHTLEAVEQAHAHNHIATSKPHSSRGRSNLQTTRSHTAQSKEQSCACCKGNHYIAFCSTFRDKSLDQRREVVSAKKLCFNCLGPHQQKDCRSNKTCRVCNGRHHSLLHRNSSSISTIANSGTSQVQAAVAQPAVQNAPISNSASQVSNHSAQPTMIKRSPVLLATVQLIASNPETGERIIARALLDQGSESSFVTESLAQQLRLRRHQATIPIIGVGAHQSAVTRGIATLKLQSRAHTSFSCQVEALVLPRLTSYLPSFRLLVEDWPHLRGLNLADPSFAHPSQIDVILGADIYSNIIGQGVRRGAPGTPIAQETQFGWVLSGCVSAEAASPSYGAVQGFQCSLDHELLDLVQQFWKQEEVSKPLALTSEEERCEQHFRETVSRTMSGRYVVRLPLKNNSVELGNSRNPAHQMLLRLEKRFGSDAKLKEAYSSFLREYRELGHMRRAINTPEDNSRVFYFPHHGVVRDSSSTTKLRVVFNGSQRTNLGLSLNDNLLVGPKVQTDLADVLLRWRQYPVAFSSDIVKMYRQILVHNDDQDFQRILWREEPELPIEEYQLTTVTYGLASAPYLAIRVLHQLVQDEGKQYPFASHVILENTYVDDILSGAENVDQGREKINELNQLLKAGGFELQKWTSSHSETLVDISRNHQEIAMHLNLDQSPFFRALGLAWRPDIDAFAFSPQIHQTRDNFTKRKVLSQTAQLFDPLGWLSPITIRAKIFMQELWALGFDWDEPLSASLSSRWIEFLQDLQGISAITIPRWIGLSSASLGIEIHGFADASQSALGAVIYARTYINTHEVRVSLVCAKTKVAPLKKVTIPRLELCAANLLVRLMCHVEKTLNFENTPVYLWTDSTVALAWIKSHPSRWKEFVRNRVTEIQEFARARWYHISGLENPADLASRGASPEQLQKSELWTFGPSWLSKPSVNWPSSSPRPEENIHLEERKGLSTHIATAKPLQIWDLVDRYSKLSTLLKVTSLCKRAANRFLAKTTSNRVNTSITVGPISTLELSDAQLFWTKVTQQAYFAEEIRQIETSSSLTRSHPLSRLTPFIDSNGFLRVGGRLNHSLLSYDEKHPFILPRESSFSTLIIDHHHRLTLHGGPQLTLATIRQRYWILGGRVPIRMFIHRCVPCARHRATLSSQQMGQLPQSRVTQSRPFLHSGVDYAGPFSIRASRGRGAKSCKGYIVIFICFTTSAVHLELASDYTTEAFIAAYKRFTSRRGICASIASDCGTNLVGADSELRRLLAASSKEFAEIANTLASHGTQWRFNPPSAPHFGGKWEAGVKSVKFHLKRVIGEATQTFEQFATFLTQVEATLNSRPLCAISDDPRDPSALTPGHFLVGSALNTIPEPTLIEVPAQRLSHWQHSRQMLEHFWKRWSTEYLQSFQNLSKWQTHHGNIKIGSIVLVKNENLPPSVWPLARVIEVHPGTDGLVRVVTVKTKSSVLKRPIVKLCVLPVSS is encoded by the coding sequence ATGTCGATCGAAGAACATATCGAACGTCAAAACGACTACATTTGGCGCATCTCTCGTGCCGTCGACAACCTGCGCAAGCTCGGCGAGGCAAAAATCACTTACGGGCAGGTGAAGTCGCGGCTTAATGCTTTAAATTCAAGTTGGAATAAGTTCCAAGAGAATCACGAAAAGATCAGCGAGATCAAGTTCGCAGCAAAAGGTGATCAACTCGAAGCGATAAAAAAGCTTTCGTACTTCGCGAAAGATTATTACGGGCTGTGTGAAGAGCACTTCTTGAGTGGCGAAGGAGTGATGCTTGATCTTCTCGAATCGCTAAAACCTGCGCCTGCAGCAACCGTGCAAGCCGCTGCAGCTCCTCAAGACGCACCAGCAGGAGGATCATCAAAACGGTTACCGCGTATCGAACTGCCCACTTTCGCGGGCAGCTACTCAGAATGGAAGCCGTTTCACGACCTTTTCTCGTCGATGGTTCGCGAAAATTCGCAACTTTCGGAAGTGGAAAAGCTGCACTACCTCAAAACCAGTGTGACCGATGAACCGTTACAACttatcaaaaacatttctctcACCGCAGAAAACTTCCCTCGAGCCTGGGAAACTCTCGTCTCACGGTACGAAAACAAGAGACTTTTGACGGATTCTCATCTCGCGACACTTTTCGCGATTCCTCGTGTCACGAAAAAGTCGTCATCAGAACTGAAGAGCTTGCACAGCAACACTTGCGAAGCTCTTGGCGCGCTCGAACTTCTCGATAGTCCCGAGAAATTAGGGGATCACATCATCGTGCACATGACGATTCGCAAGCTCGACCCAGCATCTCTCGAAGAATGGGAGAAAAGTGTTAGCGAGAAACTCGAGCCCCCCACGTTTGCGGAGCTCAAGGCGTTTCTCATCGGTCGCATCCACACCCTCGAAGCCGTGGAGCAAGCTCATGCTCATAATCATATCGCGACGTCGAAACCACACTCATCGCGAGGAAGGTCAAATCTTCAGACGACAAGGTCACATACAGCGCAATCAAAGGAACAGTCGTGTGCTTGTTGCAAAGGCAACCACTACATCGCGTTCTGTTCGACCTTTCGCGACAAATCTCTGGATCAAAGAAGGGAAGTGGTTTCTGCGAAAAAGCTTTGCTTCAATTGTCTCGGTCCACATCAGCAGAAGGACTGTCGATCCAACAAAACGTGTCGCGTGTGCAACGGTCGACATCATTCCTTGCTGCATCGAAACTCTTCCTCAATCTCGACAATTGCTAACAGCGGCACATCTCAAGTTCAGGCTGCAGTAGCGCAACCTGCAGTGCAGAACGCACCGATCTCGAATAGCGCCTCTCAGGTGAGCAACCACTCAGCTCAGCCTACAATGATCAAGCGCTCTCCAGTTCTTCTCGCCACAGTGCAATTGATCGCCTCGAATCCGGAGACTGGAGAAAGAATCATCGCTCGCGCTCTACTCGATCAAGGATCCGAAAGTTCATTCGTCACGGAGTCGCTAGCGCAACAATTGCGACTACGTCGGCATCAAGCAACGATACCGATCATTGGCGTCGGAGCTCATCAATCGGCAGTGACTCGCGGCATCGCGACATTGAAACTCCAATCTCGTGCTCACACCTCGTTCTCGTGTCAGGTGGAGGCACTCGTGCTTCCACGACTCACATCGTATCTACCCTCATTTCGACTTCTCGTCGAAGACTGGCCTCATCTACGAGGACTCAACCTCGCGGATCCAAGCTTTGCACATCCCAGTCAAATCGACGTAATTCTCGGAGCTGACATCTACAGCAACATCATTGGTCAAGGAGTTCGAAGAGGAGCACCAGGAACACCAATCGCGCAAGAAACTCAGTTCGGTTGGGTCCTCTCCGGCTGCGTTTCAGCGGAAGCAGCAAGCCCCTCGTATGGCGCAGTCCAAGGCTTCCAATGCTCCCTCGATCACGAACTGCTCGATCTCGTGCAGCAGTTTTGGAAGCAGGAAGAAGTGTCGAAACCTTTGGCACTAACTTCCGAAGAAGAGCGTTGTGAGCAACACTTTCGCGAAACGGTTTCTCGAACTATGTCCGGTCGTTACGTAGTTCGGCTGCCGCTCAAGAACAATTCGGTAGAGCTCGGCAACTCGCGGAATCCCGCGCATCAAATGCTCCTTCGTTTGGAGAAACGGTTCGGTAGCGACGCGAAACTCAAGGAGGCTTACTCGAGCTTCCTTCGTGAATATCGTGAACTCGGGCACATGCGTCGCGCTATCAATACACCTGAAGACAATTCCCGcgtgttttattttccccATCACGGTGTAGTTCGCGACAGCAGTTCAACAACAAAGTTGCGTGTCGTGTTTAACGGGTCTCAAAGAACCAACCTCGGACTCTCTCTCAATGACAATCTTCTCGTCGGTCCAAAAGTGCAAACCGACCTCGCGGACGTTCTCTTACGATGGCGACAATATCCAGTCGCGTTCTCATCAGACATCGTCAAGATGTACCGACAAATTTTGGTCCACAATGATGACCAAGATTTTCAGCGAATCCTCTGGAGGGAAGAACCAGAGCTACCGATTGAAGAATATCAACTGACTACGGTAACGTATGGTCTTGCAAGCGCTCCGTATCTCGCGATCCGTGTTCTTCATCAACTCGTTCAGGACGAAGGTAAGCAGTATCCCTTTGCGAGCCACGTCATTCTCGAGAACACGTACGTCGACGACATCCTCTCAGGAGCAGAGAACGTTGATCAAGGTCGCGAGAAAATCAACGAACTCAATCAATTGCTCAAGGCGGGCGGCTTTGAACTTCAAAAGTGGACTTCAAGCCACTCAGAAACTCTCGTTGACATTTCTCGAAACCATCAAGAGATCGCGATGCATCTGAATCTCGATCAAAGTCCATTCTTTCGGGCTCTCGGTCTTGCGTGGAGACCAGACATCGACGCGTTCGCGTTCTCTCCGCAAATTCATCAAACTCGGGACAATTTCACGAAACGAAAAGTTCTTTCACAAACCGCGCAGCTCTTTGATCCTCTCGGATGGCTCTCGCCGATCACGATCAGagccaaaatctttatgcaGGAATTGTGGGCACTCGGTTTCGACTGGGATGAGCCGCTCTCAGCTTCATTGTCCTCGCGATGGATCGAGTTTCTACAAGATCTTCAAGGCATCTCAGCTATCACCATTCCACGATGGATCGGGTTAAGTTCAGCATCTCTCGGGATAGAGATCCACGGTTTTGCGGACGCCTCTCAAAGTGCATTAGGCGCAGTGATCTACGCGCGAACGTATATCAACACTCACGAAGTGCGCGTTTCACTAGTGTGCGCGAAAACTAAAGTAGCGCCGCTAAAGAAGGTGACAATTCCTCGTCTCGAACTCTGTGCTGCGAATCTTCTCGTCCGGTTGATGTGTCATGTGGAAAAGACTcttaatttcgaaaacaccCCGGTTTATCTGTGGACGGATTCCACAGTCGCGCTCGCGTGGATCAAAAGCCACCCATCGCGGTGGAAGGAATTCGTTCGTAATCGCGTAACGGAAATCCAAGAGTTCGCGCGCGCTCGTTGGTATCACATCTCGGGTCTTGAAAACCCCGCTGATCTTGCGTCTCGTGGTGCATCTCCGGAGCAACTCCAAAAATCAGAACTTTGGACCTTTGGACCATCCTGGCTCTCGAAGCCTTCTGTCAATTGGCCATCCTCATCTCCGCGACCGGAAGAAAACATTCATCTCGAGGAAAGAAAAGGGCTGTCGACGCACATCGCAACTGCTAAGCCGCTACAAATCTGGGATCTCGTCGATCGCTACTCAAAACTATCGACTCTCCTCAAAGTCACATCATTGTGTAAACGCGCAGCAAATCGGTTCCTCGCGAAGACGACATCGAATCGCGTAAACACATCTATCACTGTCGGACCGATCTCTACTCTCGAATTGAGCGACGCCCAACTGTTTTGGACCAAGGTGACCCAGCAGGCGTACTTTGCAGAAGAAATTCGCCAAATCGAGACAAGCTCAAGTCTCACTCGAAGTCATCCACTATCGCGACTCACGCCGTTCATCGATTCGAACGGATTCCTCAGAGTCGGTGGTCGACTGAATCACTCATTGCTTTCGTATGACGAAAAGCACCCGTTCATCTTGCCTCGCGAATCATCGTTCTCCACATTGATCAtcgatcatcatcatcggtTGACGCTCCACGGAGGTCCGCAACTCACTCTCGCTACAATCCGACAGCGGTACTGGATCCTGGGAGGAAGAGTACCGATCCGCATGTTCATACATCGTTGCGTTCCTTGTGCGCGTCATCGCGCCACCCTCAGCAGCCAACAGATGGGCCAACTCCCTCAGTCTCGAGTCACGCAATCAAGGCCGTTTCTTCACTCTGGCGTTGACTACGCTGGTCCATTCTCGATTCGAGCCTCTCGCGGAAGAGGAGCGAAATCATGCAAGGGATATATCGTTATCTTCATCTGCTTCACGACCTCGGCTGTGCATCTCGAGCTAGCTTCGGACTACACGACGGAGGCATTCATCGCGGCGTACAAACGCTTCACATCTCGACGAGGAATTTGTGCCTCAATCGCAAGCGATTGTGGAACGAATCTCGTCGGCGCAGACTCAGAACTTCGCCGTCTTCTCGCTGCATCGTCAAAGGAGTTCGCAGAAATCGCAAACACCCTCGCATCACACGGAACCCAGTGGCGGTTCAATCCTCCCTCCGCGCCTCATTTCGGTGGAAAATGGGAAGCCGGAGTGAAATCAGTCAAATTTCACCTCAAACGAGTCATCGGAGAAGCTACTCAAACGTTCGAGCAATTCGCGACGTTCCTCACGCAAGTAGAAGCCACGCTTAATTCTCGACCTCTTTGCGCTATCTCGGACGATCCACGGGATCCAAGTGCCTTGACTCCAGGACACTTTCTCGTCGGCTCAGCATTGAACACAATTCCTGAGCCGACACTCATCGAGGTGCCAGCTCAACGGCTATCGCATTGGCAACACTCGCGTCAAATGCTGGAGCATTTTTGGAAACGGTGGAGTACGGAGTATCTTCAGTCCTTCCAAAACCTCTCGAAATGGCAGACTCATCACGGGAACATCAAAATCGGATCCATCGTTctcgtaaaaaacgaaaatctacctCCATCTGTGTGGCCCCTCGCGAGAGTGATCGAAGTGCATCCGGGAACCGACGGTCTCGTTCGCGTTGTGACCGTTAAAACGAAATCCTCTGTGTTAAAACGTCCTATCGTGAAATTGTGTGTGCTTCCAGTGTCCTCTTAA